Proteins from a single region of Lates calcarifer isolate ASB-BC8 linkage group LG19, TLL_Latcal_v3, whole genome shotgun sequence:
- the plek2 gene encoding pleckstrin-2 codes for MATDKKNAILREGFLVKRGHVVHNWKARWFVLMPDKLLYYKYEGGKRDSCQRGKILLKDCVLTCPFLEYENRPLVFKLQTAHKVDHYLEACSREERDAWAADVTAAVDKLRTADGGKTTNQQEPDKSQLHNIDLSKVLDSMYDVHSGIKMSNHVEQGSTYSNCFSGSAVVDWLVFMQLVLTRVEAVTLASALLEEGFLRTVGMRSVEALRTAGLSEQFMDDSTALYSFSDSLKKRGSVKAETSLSAVELSGAVVKRGYLLKQGHRRKNWKVRLFVLRSEPAFLHYYDPTKDDLSPVGGFSLRGCLVSSLNDNGVPSGVKGNIQGNLFKIITQSDTHYFIQAPTHQEKMDWIDAIREQT; via the exons ATGGCTACAGACAAGAAGAACGCGATTCTAAGAGAAGGATTCCTGGTGAAAAGG GGTCATGTTGTACACAACTGGAAGGCACGCTGGTTTGTGTTGATGCCAGACAAACTGCTCTACTATAAATAcgaaggagggaaaagagactCATGTCAGCGAGGGAAAATCCTGCTGAAGGACTGTGTGCTAACTTGTCCCTTTCTGGAGTATGAAAATCGACCG TTGGTGTTCAAACTTCAGACGGCACATAAAGTGGATCATTATCTGGAGGCTTGTTCCAGAGAAGAGCGAGATGCGTGGGCAGCTGACGTCACTGCTGCAGTCGACAAGCTGCGGACAGCTGATGGAGGGAAGACCACAAACCAGCAAGAACCTGATAAGTCCCAGTTGCACAACATAGATCTCAG caaAGTGTTGGACTCCATGTATGACGTCCACAGTGGAATCAAGATGAGCAACCACGTGGAGCAGGGCAGCACTTACAGCAACTGTTTCTCAG GTTCAGCTGTTGTGGACTGGCTGGTGTTCATGCAGCTGGTTCTGACCCGTGTGGAGGCCGTGACGCTGGCCTCCGCCCTGCTGGAGGAGGGTTTCCTGCGGACTGTGGGCATGAGGAGCGTGGAGGCCCTCCGCACCGCCGGGCTCAGTGAGCAGTTCATGGACGACTCCACTGCACTGTACAGCTTT TCTGATAGTTTAAAGAAAAGAGGCAGCGTGAAGGCAGAGACGTCGCTGTCTGCAGTGGAGCTGAGTGGAGCAGTGGTAAAGAGAGGATATCTGCTTAAACAG GGACACAGAAGGAAGAACTGGAAGGTGCGACTGTTTGTGCTGCGTTCAGAGCCCGCTTTCCTTCACTACTATGATCCCACTAAG GATGACCTCAGCCCCGTTGGCGGCTTCTCACTGCGAGGCTGTCTGGTGTCGTCTCTGAACGATAATGGAGTTCCCTCAG GTGTGAAAGGCAACATTCAGGGAAACCTGTTTAAAATCATCACTCAGTCAGACACACATTATTTCATCCAGGCTCCGACCCACCAGGAGAAGATGGACTGGATAGATGCGATCAGAGAGCAAACATAG
- the si:ch211-10a23.2 gene encoding galectin-related protein A-like, with the protein MDEKDKKENGEYIGEIKGGLRPSMKLVVMGIVNKKPKSIEVTLSSKPQEEDTEGDVGLQLKVSFMDKAVQRNARLAGKWGPSENTLSFFPFAPGESFKMEIVCEHQQFRILVDGQPLCGFTHRLSQLTSLTALRVFGDLQLTKVA; encoded by the exons ATGGACGAAAAggacaagaaagaaaat GGGGAGTATATCGGAGAGATAAAGGGTGGGCTGCGGCCTTCAATGAAACTGGTTGTTATGGGAATTGTtaacaaaaaacccaaaag TATTGAAGTGACCCTGTCCAGTAAGCCTcaggaggaggacacagagggcGACGTGGGTCTTCAGTTAAAGGTCAGCTTCATGGATAAGGCTGTTCAACGCAACGCCCGCCTGGCTGGAAAGTGGGGTCCCTCTGAAAATAccctctccttctttccttttgcaCCTGGAGAATCCTTCAAG ATGGAGATTGTTTGTGAGCACCAGCAGTTTCGTATCTTGGTGGATGGACAGCCTCTGTGTGGCTTCACCCACCGGCTCTCCCAGCTCACCTCCCTCACCGCCTTACGAGTCTTTGGAGATCTACAGCTCACCAAGGTGGCCTAA
- the LOC108886673 gene encoding LOW QUALITY PROTEIN: tandem C2 domains nuclear protein (The sequence of the model RefSeq protein was modified relative to this genomic sequence to represent the inferred CDS: deleted 2 bases in 2 codons) — protein sequence MECLKNCCKNFMKKKGKEQETQVIKLKMPPNKAAAFGRESDEGRRGVTEDYLLSKLPPDGREVPFVLPTFKASYIQPRGSRFPNLQSGPQSSARCTYAERKAELLGSSHFTYSPEASFHQGQMTEYISPGSTRRDTLKNRNSGSHSPGWTLKPGGQQRLSSSMFDLSCPQSHMQRFDSVSSVLSSTSSVMGSIESSLESITLSGDERELGKVCVRLNYQEALEQVWITLVQCSDLNLPPDGVEQQKIGFKGIITIPKPIQFKSSVKECCQDVSFMETFVFALRLQQLRCSALVLRLQTHTPRKRTVGECVLSLRQLGPQETDHWLELNPPSKSSVCHSELHLTTCFQPVNGRIQLQILAAQNLPASSSPLTQAFFVKAEMHQLGRMVMNKKTRVIKASGGQCRWAETFHFQLASLDDACSLSVKLYSRSSVRRKHCLGQVQLGFDSPVPETVEQWRDMMAHPEKVVAAWHRLSAS from the exons ATGGAGTGCCTCAAAAACTGCTGCAAGAACTTCATGAAGAAAAAGGGGAAGGAGCAGGAGACCCAAG TGATCAAACTGAAGATGCCTCCTAACAAAGCAGCAGCCTTTGGACGAGAGTCagatgaggggaggaggggagtgaCAGAGGATTACCTCCTGTCCAAGCTGCCCCCAGACGGCAGAGAGGTGCCGTTCGTCTTGCCGACCTTCAAGGCCTCCTACATCCAGCCCAGAGGCTCCCGCTTCCCCAATTTACAGTCCGGGCCACAGA GTTCAGCCCGGTGTACATATGCAGAGAGGAAGGCAGAGCTGCTGGGCTCCAGTCACTTCACCTACAGCCCGGAGGCCAGCTTCCATCAGGGTCAGATGACTGAGTACATCTCCCCTGGCTCGACCCGCCGCGACACACTGAAGAACAGAAACTCCGGTTCACATAGTCCAG GTTGGACTCTGAAGCCCGGCGGCCAGCAGCGACTGAGCAGCTCCATGTTTGATCTGTCCTGCCCTCAGAGTCACATGCAG CGCTTTGACTCTGTCTCCAGCGTCCTCAGCAGCACGTCTTCAGTGATGGGCTCCATTGAAAGCAGCCTGG AATCAATCACACTGTCCGGGGATGAAAGAGAGCTGGGGAAGGTATGCGTTCGATTGAACTATCAGGAGGCTTTGGAGCAGGTGTGGATCACTCTGGTCCAG TGTTCAGACCTCAACCTTCCTCCGGACGGAGTGGAACAACAGAAGATTGGATTTAAAGGGATCATCACCATCCCCAAACCCATACAGTTCAAAAGCTCAGTAAAGGAGTGCTGTCAG GACGTGTCCTTCATGGAGACCTTTGTGTTTGCGCTTCGTCTCCAGCAGTTGCGCTGCAGCGCTTTAGTGCTGCGGCTGCAGACGCACACCCCCAGGAAACGCACCGTGGGGGAGTGTGTCCTCTCCCTACGACAGCTCGGCCCTCAGGAGACAGACCACTGGCTCGAACTCAACCCTCCGTCCAAGTCCTCT GTTTGCCACTCTGAGCTGCATCTCACCACCTGCTTTCAGCCAGTCAATGGGCGCATCCAGCTCCAGATCCTTGCTGCCCAAAACCTCCCAGCATCCTCCTCACCACTCACCCAAG CGTTTTTTGTC AAGGCTGAGATGCACCAGTTGGGGCGGATGGTGATGAATAAGAAGACTCGGGTGATAAAGGCCTCAGGGGGTCAGTGTCGGTGGGCAGAGACCTTTCATTTCCAACTGGCCTCTTTAGACGATGCCTGCTCGCTGTCAGTCAAACTCTACAGTCGCAGCTCGGTCAGGAGGAAACACTGTCTCGGACAG GTTCAGCTGGGATTCGACAGC CCTGTCCCAGAGACTGTGGAGCAGTGGAGGGACATGATGGCTCACCCAGAGAAAGTGGTGGCAGCTTGGCACAGGCTGAGCGCTTCCTAA